One window from the genome of Kluyveromyces marxianus DMKU3-1042 DNA, complete genome, chromosome 3 encodes:
- the GPN2 gene encoding GTPase GPN2 codes for MPFGQIVIGPPGSGKSTYCNGCTQFFNAIGRHVQVVNMDPANDRLPYPCSVDIRDYITLEEIMSEQHLGPNGGLMYAIESLNESIDLFVLQIKSLVQEEKAYLVFDCPGQVELFTHHSALFHIFKRLEKELDLRLCVVNLVDCFYITSPSQYVSILLLALRSMLMMDLPHINVFSKIDMLKGYGELPFRLDYYTEVQELEYLQPFVEKEGSGFLGKRYSRLTETISEMVSDFNLVSFEVLAVDDKQSMINLQSVIDKANGYIFGASEVGGDTVWAEASRQGAALVNYDVHDRWIENKDLYDKLEQEARDQLLKEQQMQNKEVDVDENDEWESALREWEEKQGTNYVR; via the coding sequence ATGCCATTTGGACAAATTGTTATTGGGCCTCCTGGTTCTGGAAAATCGACGTATTGCAACGGATGCActcaatttttcaatgcGATAGGTAGACACGTTCAGGTTGTGAATATGGATCCAGCGAACGACCGGCTGCCGTATCCGTGTTCGGTAGATATTCGTGACTATATAACCTTGGAGGAGATTATGTCTGAGCAACATTTGGGGCCCAACGGCGGCTTGATGTATGCGATAGAGTCGTTGAATGAGTCTATTGATTTGTTTGTGCTTCAGATCAAATCGCTAGTGCAAGAGGAAAAGGCTTACTTGGTCTTCGATTGTCCGGGCCAGGTCGAGCTTTTCACACACCACTCGGCGCTTTTCCACATTTTCAAGCGTCTGGAGAAGGAGTTGGACCTCCGTTTGTGCGTTGTCAACTTGGTGGACTGTTTCTACATCACTTCTCCGTCACAATACGTATCGATCCTCTTGCTCGCGCTCAGATCAATGTTGATGATGGACCTCCCACACATCAACGTGTTCTCCAAGATCGACATGCTCAAGGGCTACGGCGAGCTCCCCTTCAGATTGGACTATTACACAGAGGTGCAGGAACTAGAGTACCTGCAGCCGTTTGTCGAGAAAGAGGGCTCCGGATTTTTGGGCAAACGCTACTCCCGTCTCACAGAAACAATCAGCGAGATGGTCTCGGACTTCAACTTGGTTTCCTTCGAAGTCTTGGCTGTCGACGACAAGCAGTCCATGATTAACTTGCAAAGTGTCATCGACAAGGCCAACGGCTACATATTCGGTGCCAGCGAAGTGGGCGGCGATACCGTGTGGGCCGAGGCCAGCAGACAAGGCGCTGCCCTCGTCAACTACGACGTCCACGACAGGTGGATCGAGAACAAGGATCTCTACGATAAGcttgaacaagaagcaCGTGACCAGCTGCTCAAAGAACAGCAGATGCAAAATAAGGAAGTCGACGTTGACGAAAATGACGAATGGGAATCTGCTCTAAGAGAATGGGAGGAGAAGCAAGGTACTAACTATGTCAGGTAG
- the DSE3 gene encoding Dse3p: MGRHFRGQRISSDIDFVRPSSMILTGEDLANIPDAFEQLRLRDESSGGKSGGKSYGALQGNGLGTRLSRKFGGTIKLKKRLSSVPELLLHEISKDKDVPPLPASTPTMDPKVLKKRATYSMNRPLPPVEEIAELQQNGILRKPNRYHSNVRNFSSPLSQPPICGFKRQQSSLVMSATTEIAANPKAAQALENLQKNTFAATRDDIGRRPFLRYRENKNKSDVLLEEIVNLYATTGQEDINARPELKQKIDDFIDTIHESLQTHKTSRIEKTKRRDITPIIVKEEYIKDPITEVTIPQSPELRPASILEANISSPEYNTSGGSDPSSGGEEFSDLDSIPAGIRSPTSCSDESFYSCAEEPTKELGDIPDLGWQPNYSSINVKFSSVVPKVVDVTDLFGFSDGESESSNSPVETNQEEYIDMSESGLVKVIDDTSSSIYSQY; encoded by the coding sequence ATGGGTCGACATTTCCGTGGTCAAAGAATCTCGTCGGATATCGATTTCGTGCGTCCAAGCTCTATGATCCTTACCGGTGAGGATCTCGCAAATATTCCGGACGCATTTGAGCAACTGAGACTAAGAGATGAGAGTAGTGGTGGTAAAAGCGGAGGTAAGTCCTACGGAGCTTTGCAAGGCAATGGTCTGGGCACCAGGCTGTCTCGCAAGTTTGGTGGGACCATTAAGCTGAAAAAAAGACTGAGCTCTGTTCCTGAGCTACTGTTACATGAGATTAGTAAGGACAAGGACGTCCCCCCACTGCCAGCATCAACGCCAACGATGGATCCTAAGGTTCTCAAAAAGCGCGCAACATATTCGATGAATCGTCCATTGCCACCAGTGGAGGAGATTGCCgaacttcaacaaaatgGTATATTGAGAAAACCCAATAGGTATCACAGCAACGTCAggaacttttcttctccCTTGTCGCAGCCTCCTATCTGTGGTTTCAAGAGACAGCAAAGTTCTCTGGTAATGTCGGCCACGACTGAAATTGCGGCCAACCCTAAAGCTGCTCAGGCCCTCGAAAACTTgcaaaaaaacacattTGCCGCTACTAGAGATGATATCGGTAGAAGGCCCTTTCTTAGATATCGCgaaaataagaataaaagCGACGTTTTACTGGAAGAAATCGTGAACTTATATGCCACAACCGGCCAAGAGGATATCAATGCAAGACCAGAGTTGAAGCAGAAAATTGATGACTTCATCGACACTATTCACGAGTCATTGCAAACCCATAAAACTTCCAGGATTGAAAAAACCAAGCGCCGTGACATAACACCCATTATAGTCAAGGAGGAGTATATTAAAGACCCTATCACCGAAGTAACAATACCACAATCTCCTGAATTGAGACCGGCCAGTATACTAGAGGCAAATATCTCAAGCCCAGAGTATAACACATCTGGAGGCTCAGATCCAAGCAGCGGGGGTGAAGAATTCTCGGATTTGGATTCGATCCCTGCCGGTATTAGATCACCAACTAGCTGCAGTGATGAATCCTTCTACAGTTGTGCAGAAGAACCGACTAAAGAATTGGGAGACATTCCAGACTTAGGTTGGCAGCCAAATTACTCCTCAATTAATGTTAAGTTCTCTTCTGTCGTTCCCAAAGTTGTTGACGTAACGGACTTGTTTGGCTTCAGTGATGGAGAAAGTGAGAGTTCAAACAGTCCGGTTGAAacaaatcaagaagaatatattgATATGTCTGAATCAGGGCTAGTTAAAGTGATTGACGATACAAGCAGTAGCATTTACTCACAATATTGA